One Artemia franciscana chromosome 15, ASM3288406v1, whole genome shotgun sequence genomic window carries:
- the LOC136036551 gene encoding m7GpppN-mRNA hydrolase-like yields MSNENFNHLLEKYILSLPKEETKNLNKVCNQIQLVNWALYDSPNKEDDSPYMTSLRKLKYKEFMHYVFDKVEFLRKDISNIATIYSKWQKYCRLIPTYGCILVNSTYDKVLLVKVFGSKYEWSFPKGKIEENENEVDCAVREVFEETGYRCNMRCFDSNRYIERGKRDGHSRYCKLFIIYDVNEETNFKQKSTYEIIDIKWHSISEIFDKINTRKYRLVRPYMFKLLSNLSQKAIDRIYKIKYELNATYFGSQVFCSPMAYNYGSNQVFRPHSVTFIVHCPRAKDYVLIRISSLDTRLALKFFTLPWPIIMAVIRFFHLN; encoded by the coding sequence ATGTCGAACGAAAATTTTAACCATTTGCTTGAAAAGTATATATTGAGTTTgccaaaagaagaaacaaagaatCTAAACAAAGTTTGTAACCAAATTCAGTTAGTAAACTGGGCCCTTTATGATTCGCCAAACAAGGAAGATGATTCGCCATATATGACATCgctgagaaaattaaaatataaggaGTTCATGCATTATGTATTCGATAAAGTGGAATTTCTAAGGAAAGACATTTCTAATATTGCCACAATATATAGTAAATGGCAAAAATACTGTCGATTAATACCCACATATGGATGCATACTAGTAAACAGTACGTATGATAAGGTCCTGCTTGTCAAAGTGTTCGGATCAAAATATGAATGGAGCTTTCCAAAGGGAAAGATAGaagaaaacgaaaatgaagTAGATTGCGCTGTGCGTGAAGTTTTTGAGGAAACCGGTTATAGGTGCAACATGCGGTGCTTTGATTCAAACCGATATATTGAAAGGGGCAAACGGGACGGTCATAGCCGCTATTGCAAGCTGTTTATAATTTATGATGTGAATGAAGAAACAAACTTTAAACAGAAGTCAACGTATGAGATCATCGATATTAAATGGCATTCAATATCagaaatatttgataaaattaacACCCGAAAATACAGACTTGTTCGGCCATATATGTTTAAACTCTTGTCAAACTTGTCACAGAAAGCAATAGatcgaatatacaaaattaaatatgagTTGAATGCTACATATTTTGGCTCTCAAGTTTTCTGCTCTCCCATGGCCTATAATTATGGCAGTAATCAGGTTTTTCGACCTCACTCAGTGACCTTTATAGTGCATTGTCCACGTGCTAAAGATTACGTTCTGATTAGGATTTCATCTCTGGATACGAGATTGGCTCTCAAGTTTTTTACCCTCCCATGGCCTATAATTATGGCAGTAATAAGGTTTTTTCACCTCAATTAG